ATAGTTTTGGTTTTTCTGTTTAGCACCATAAGTCGCGATTCGTCACGGTTTGGCGCTGGATACTCAGCTAATAATTCTTCTGGAAGCGTAAAGCCAAAATTTGAAAGTTTCATTCCCATAATGCGTTGTGTCTTTATATTTTAAAAGGCTGCAAATATACAACCTCCAAATAGGCGTTGTCAAGTAAATACTGGTTTATTATTTGCAAATGTGTGGTGTAGCGCAATTGTCGAGGATTTACAACTTGATTATTCGGAAAAATCACTTAAAAAACAGTTAATTCCGGCTAATTTTAAATCCTTCCAAAAATTGGGATATGATTTTGAAACCACTTCTGGGTTGTTTATTTCAAGCGGAGTTTTTACAGCAAGTGGCGCAAAGGCCATGGCCATTCTATGGTCCTGATAAGTTTCAATAATTACATTCGTATTTATGCGAGCTGCTTTTTCGAGCACTAGTGAACTGTCATCTATTTGAAGTGTTGCCCCTAATTTTTCCAATTCGGTTTTTAAGGCCTGCAGTCTGTCTGTTTCCTTAATTTTTAGCGTATGTAGTCCCGTTAATTTACAGCCAATTCCCAGACCAAAACAAGTAACAGCAATAGTTTGCGCAATATCGGGTGTATTTGAAAGATTAAATTGAATAGTTTTAGGAAGCTTATTATTGGTTTTTGAAAGTGAAATAGTTCGCTCAAAAGCATTAAAAACTGTCTTTACGCCCAATGCCTCATAAATTTGAACCAATGCCTTATCGCCCTGCAAACTATCTTCAATAAAACTGCCAAGCGTAATTTGACAATTTTCGGACAGTGCCACTAAACTGTAAAAATACGATGCCGAACTCCAATCGGATTCTACGACTATTGTATTACTTTCAACATCTTTCGCAGCAGAAATAACGATTGTATTTTCGGTAAAACTACTTTTAACACCTATACTTTTTAAAAGTGAAAGCGTCATTTCAATATACGGCACCGAAGTTACTTTTCCTTCCAAATAAATTTGTAAACCATCGGGAAACATTGGAGCTACCAGCATTAATGCAGAAATATATTGACTGCTAACATTGGCTTTTAAGGTAACTTGGTTTGTAGTGAGGTTTTTACCTTCAATCATTAATGGTGGAAACCCCTCCTGT
This region of Aequorivita marisscotiae genomic DNA includes:
- a CDS encoding 3-phosphoshikimate 1-carboxyvinyltransferase translates to MKAKLKRGKFPLEHVKINIGGSKSESNRLLILQAQFPNITIQNLSESDDTIALKKGLKIKNGTVDVHHAGTAMRFLTAYYSACQNYKITLTGSTRMRERPIGILVEALQFMGANIAYCKQEGFPPLMIEGKNLTTNQVTLKANVSSQYISALMLVAPMFPDGLQIYLEGKVTSVPYIEMTLSLLKSIGVKSSFTENTIVISAAKDVESNTIVVESDWSSASYFYSLVALSENCQITLGSFIEDSLQGDKALVQIYEALGVKTVFNAFERTISLSKTNNKLPKTIQFNLSNTPDIAQTIAVTCFGLGIGCKLTGLHTLKIKETDRLQALKTELEKLGATLQIDDSSLVLEKAARINTNVIIETYQDHRMAMAFAPLAVKTPLEINNPEVVSKSYPNFWKDLKLAGINCFLSDFSE